Within Amedibacterium intestinale, the genomic segment GAAATTCCAAATAGAGGATTGACGGTTATAAACGAAAGTGGTCTTTACAGTTTAATTCTTTCAAGCAAGATGCCAAGTGCAAAAAAGTTTAAGAGATGGGTAACATCGGAAGTATTGCCTAGTATTCGTAAATACGGAACTTATGCAGTAGACAAATTACTTAATAATCCCGATATGCTTATTGCTGCTCTTACTCAGCTAAAAGAAGAAAGAGAAAATGCAAGGCTGCTTCAAGAAACAATTGCTATTCAGAATCAGCAAATTGTAGAAATGAAGCCTAAGGCTAGTTACTATGATGTAGTTTTGAACTGTAAGGATTTAGTTGCTATTTCTGTAATTGCTAAAGACTATGGTTGGACTGCCAATTATATGAATCAATATCTTCACGAAAAAGGGATTCAGTTTAAACAAGGTAAGAAAATTTGGCTTTTGTACAAAGAGTATGCAGAAATGGGACTTACATCAACGAAAACACATACTTATGGAGGTTCAGACGGAAGCACTCATTCCAAACCACATACCTATTGGACACAAAAAGGTCGTTTGTTTATCTACGACTTACTTAAAAAGGATGGCATCTTACCGATGATAGAAAAAGAGGTGCAGGAGAATGACTAATAAGGAATATAGACCGCTTGTTTACATCTGTAGTAAGTATCGTGGGGATATAAAAACAAATGTAGAAAATGCTCGTAAGTACTGCAGATTTGCACTTGATAACATGACAATTCCTATTGCTCCCCACCTTTTATACCCACAGTTTATGAATGATGATGATCCAAATGAGAGATACTTAGCCGTTCATACGATTAACTATGTACTTTTAGGTAAATGCAGAGAACTATGGGTATTTGGCAAAGAATTCTCTGATGGAATGCAAAGAGAAATTGATATTGCTAAAAGAAGAAAAATGAAAATTAGATATTTTTCTGAAGAAATGGAGGAGCAAGCATAATGAAATTTACTATTTATACAGCAAATTGTGTCGGTAATCCAGCGAATTCTCTTTATCCTAACAAATCTGAAATCAGTAATAAGGACGATATGCTTGCCGCCATTGCTAGAGATCATGTATGTGCTGAGTTTAAGAATTGCCATCGAAGTGTTGATGATTTCATTTCCTCTGATATAGAGGTTATGGATTGTGATAACGACCATAGTGATGATTCTAAAGATTGGATTTATCCAGAAATGTA encodes:
- a CDS encoding DUF7768 domain-containing protein, with translation MTNKEYRPLVYICSKYRGDIKTNVENARKYCRFALDNMTIPIAPHLLYPQFMNDDDPNERYLAVHTINYVLLGKCRELWVFGKEFSDGMQREIDIAKRRKMKIRYFSEEMEEQA
- a CDS encoding phage antirepressor — its product is MNELRKFTNAEFGSIRAVTINGEPYFVGKDVAEILGYSNTKDAIATHVDEKDRTVIQRSENATLEIPNRGLTVINESGLYSLILSSKMPSAKKFKRWVTSEVLPSIRKYGTYAVDKLLNNPDMLIAALTQLKEERENARLLQETIAIQNQQIVEMKPKASYYDVVLNCKDLVAISVIAKDYGWTANYMNQYLHEKGIQFKQGKKIWLLYKEYAEMGLTSTKTHTYGGSDGSTHSKPHTYWTQKGRLFIYDLLKKDGILPMIEKEVQEND